One segment of Babesia bigemina genome assembly Bbig001, chromosome : II DNA contains the following:
- a CDS encoding serine/threonin protein phosphatase, putative — protein sequence MAAATENTLNVGDVVMVYGVRGTVQHVGPREYVNKGDGDVLHQIIAVKTDKPLRVTTNPEEQLKCGGDEYVACVPAGSVKHYNEQEAAATRIQAFFRRAMCRIKYVREAAFLFWDHMENLQEQRTLASKRDVYIPILNHIKSKHEQAAAADQTNAPQKRFSNGFEEIKCQNYQETSYNGPKLGKQVTTKFANELLDAYKSGQVTKLPIDYAQRILVDMLNWYRSNDKGAVNHVEVPSHENGNLIVVGDLHGQLNDFLWILYKFGPPSSRNVYVFNGDIADRGMNATNIFLLLFAFKLADPGSVIINRGNHESEDMNEAYGFAREVRQKYDGHIYNLFQRIFWELPLTIVIEKRIIVIHGGLFRYDGVTLDVINKVNRKRMCPASPDTFDDSIVFDMLWSDPQDKEGRSASTRGADCIRFGPDVTAAFLDLNKLEVCIRSHQVPSTLKGIETSHNGRCVTLFSASNYCQTTGNTGAILIFTKGLHFEVKEYMSPSLEAINTLANNTNTVTNKVIDAALSVEMEKETQYLTRHTSEKMLNDILLKIADIVCENKQALWLHCYKYDTAKNGMVDPQPWTDGLSELVGIKIPRLFSIWLLKALDKNTGKVPYNDVLKRFHIGYEPVGHSHKNIERECIAHIFDTMIKSDLSLKEILMVFDRNLDGVVSYAELDEAIRKLNVGLSNPQIKILMRTILSSCIDNEGGRADIVEFLSKLKVIYSASTRYKVKEDWMEAALPAIGRVILSDRTEAAARYYNPNYDPSAAAAGASRDETSRRRSSAIRAVALFQKFQDYDKIGGGLLSYSDFAEAIKKLDLSKAEQELGFKITDQHLFEIAHMIDVTNTNKINYLEFLQAFYVVDQNKYSVVNEMWDHICSTLYKHRSSLRHAFHSYDAAHNGSVYIHEFKEVLYAMYETLGYTEAPFTFEQTEILVECIDTNDEGMIMYNEFLESFHPQYTISTP from the exons ATGGCGGCCGCGACAGAGAACACACTCAACGTCGGCGACGTCGTCATGGTATACGGCGTCCGGGGCACAGTCCAGCACGTCGGACCGCGGGAGTACGTAAACAAGGGGGACGGagatgtgctccaccagATCATCGCGGTGAAGACGGACAAACCGCTTCGCGTGACGACGAATCCCGAGGAGCAGCTCAaatgcggcggcgatgaatACGTGGCCTGCGTCCCCGCCGGCTCGGTGAAGCATTACAACG AGCAGGAAGCGGCCGCGACGCGTATCCAGGCGTTTTTCCGaagggcgatgtgcagGATCAAGTACGTGCGGGAGGCGGCCTTCCTTTTCTGGGACCACATGGAAAACCTGCAGGAGCAGCGTACGCTGGCCAGCAAAAG AGATGTGTACATACCTATTCTGAACCACATCAAGAGCAAGCACGAgcaggcggcggcggcagatCAGACCAACGCGCCGCAGAAACGCTTCTCAAACGGTTTCGAGGAGATCAAGTGCCAAAACTACCAGGAGACCTCCTACAATGGGCCCAAGCTCGGGAAACAGGTGACCACCAAGTTCGCCAACGAGTTGCTGGACGCGTACAAGTCCGGCCAGGTG ACGAAACTCCCGATCGACTACGCCCAGCGCATCCTGGTTGACATGCTCAACTGGTACCGCAGCAATGACAAGGGTGCCGTCAACCATGTAGAGGTCCCATCGCACGAGAATGGGAACCTCATCGTTGTGGGCGACCTGCACGGCCAGCTCAACGATTTCCTGTGGATACTGTACAAATTCGGTCCCCCGTCCAGCAGGAACGTCTACGTGTTCAACGGGGATATAGCTGACCGTGGCATGAACGCCACCAACATCTTCCTGCTGTTGTTCGCGTTCAAACTCGCCGATCCGGGGTCGGTTATCATCAACCGCGGGAACCACGAGTCGGAGGACATGAACGAGGCGTACGGCTTTGCCAGGGAGGTCCGCCAGAAATACGACGGACACATCTACAACCTGTTCCAGCGGATTTTCTGGGAACTGCCGCTGACGATTGTTATAGAGAAGCGCATTATTGTGATCCACGGAGGGCTCTTCAGGTACGACGGAGTCACGCTGGACGTCATCAACAAGGTCAACCGCAAACGCATGTGCCCCGCGTCGCCGGACACCTTCGATGACAGCATCGTGTTCGACATGCTTTGGTCGGACCCGCAGGACAAGGAGGGCAGGTCGGCGAGCACCAGGGGGGCGGACTGCATCAGGTTCGGGCCGGATGTGACGGCTGCCTTCCTGGACCTCAACAAGCTGGAGGTCTGCATCAGGTCGCACCAGGTGCCCAGCACCCTGAAGGGTATAGAGACGTCGCACAACGGAAGATGCGTGACGCTGTTCTCGGCGTCAAACTACTGCCAGACCACCGGAAATACCGGCGCTATC CTCATTTTCACCAAGGGGCTGCACTTCGAGGTCAAGGAGTACATGTCGCCATCCCTGGAGGCCATCAACACGCTCGCCAACAACaccaacaccgtcaccaaCAAGGTCATTGACGCCGCCCTCTCGGTGGAAATGGAGAAGGAAACGCAGTACCTCACCAGGCACACCTCCGAGAAGATGCTCAACGACATCCTGCTCAAGATCGCCGACATTGTCTGTGAGAATAAGCAGGCGCTCTGGCTGCACTGCTACAAGTACGACACGGCTAAGAACGGTATGGTGGACCCGCAGCCCTGGACGGACGGCCTCTCGGAGCTGGTGGGCATCAAAATACCGAGGCTCTTCTCCATATGGCTGCTGAAGGCCCTGGACAAGAACACCGGCAAGGTGCCGTACAACGACGTGCTGAAGCGGTTCCACATCGGATACGAGCCCGTTGGCCACAGCCACAAGAACATCGAGAGGGAGTGCATCGCCCACATCTTTGACACCATGATCAAGTCGGACCTCAGCCTCAAGGAGATCCTCATGGTGTTCGACCGCAACCTCGACGGCGTGGTGTCGTACGCCGAGCTGGACGAGGCCATTAGGAAGCTCAACGTGGGGCTGTCCAACCCGCAGATCAAGATTCTCATGCGGACGATTCTGAGTAGTTGCATCGACAACGAGGGCGGCAGGGCCGACATCGTCGAGTTCCTCAGCAAGCTCAAGGTCATCTACTCGGCGTCTACCAGGTACAAGGTCAAGGAGGACTGGATGGAGGCTGCGCTGCCCGCAATCGGTAGGGTGATCCTCTCCGACAGGACGGAGGCGGCCGCCAGGTACTACAACCCCAACTACGACCCCAGCGCAGCGGCGGCAGGTGCCAGCAGAGACGAGACGTCCAGAAGGCGGTCGTCCGCAATCCGGGCCGTGGCGCTCTTCCAGAAGTTCCAGGACTACGACAAAATCGGAGGCGGGCTGCTGTCGTACTCGGACTTCGCCGAAGCCATCAAGAAGCTCGACCTCAGCAAGGCGGAGCAGGAGCTGGGCTTCAAGATCACCGATCAGCACCTGTTCGAAATCGCCCACATGATCGACGTGACCAACACCAACAAGATCAACTACCTCGAGTTCCTGCAGGCCTTCTACGTGGTGGACCAGAACAAGTACTCCGTGGTGAACGAG ATGTGGGACCACATTTGCAGCACGCTGTACAAGCACCGAAGCAGCCTCAGGCACGCCTTCCACTCCTACGACGCGGCCCACAACGGCAGTGTCTACATCCACGAGTTCAAGGAGGTGCTCTACGCAATGTACGAAACGCTCGGATACACAGA GGCGCCCTTCACGTTCGAGCAAACTGAAATTCTCGTCGAGTGCATCGACACCAACGACGAGGGTATGATCATGTACAACGAGTTCCTGGAGTCCTTCCACCCACAATACACCATCAGCACGCCATAA